One window of Labilithrix sp. genomic DNA carries:
- a CDS encoding GFA family protein, translated as MSEDKTYRGSCHCGAVSYEVTMPPPAEAVSCNCSICSRAGWLLAFAPASSFQLLSGEDALGDYQFARKSTHHLFCTTCGVRSFSRGNGPDGSVMVGINLRCLADFDWAAIPVQTFDGASL; from the coding sequence ATGAGCGAAGACAAGACGTACCGCGGCAGCTGCCACTGCGGCGCGGTGAGCTACGAGGTCACGATGCCGCCGCCGGCGGAGGCGGTCTCCTGCAACTGCTCCATCTGCTCGCGCGCGGGCTGGCTCCTCGCGTTCGCGCCCGCGTCCTCGTTCCAGCTGCTCTCCGGCGAGGACGCGCTCGGCGACTACCAGTTCGCGCGCAAGAGCACGCATCACCTCTTCTGCACGACGTGCGGCGTCCGCTCGTTCTCGCGCGGCAACGGACCGGACGGCAGCGTGATGGTAGGCATCAACCTCCGCTGCCTCGCCGACTTCGACTGGGCCGCGATCCCGGTGCAGACGTTCGACGGCGCGTCGCTCTGA
- a CDS encoding SDR family NAD(P)-dependent oxidoreductase: MSRIVAITGGAGALGGELARLLAGRGDKVALFDTERGRERATALAKEIDGFVHVSSFRSAEDWAAALAATTVALGGVPTAAALVAGGWAGGAPVHEAKDEEAWTSMMSANADSVYRALHALLPGMVAAKGGSVVVVGSRAATRPWTSGGSAAYAASKAAVVALAQTVAAEVLEHGVRVNAVLPSTMDTPANRAAMPDADATKWVSLASAAGVIAFLLSDDARDVSGAALPVYGRA, translated from the coding sequence ATGTCGCGGATCGTGGCGATCACGGGTGGGGCGGGTGCGCTCGGGGGTGAGCTCGCGAGGCTCTTGGCGGGGCGCGGGGACAAGGTCGCGCTCTTCGACACGGAGCGGGGGCGGGAGCGGGCGACCGCGCTCGCGAAGGAGATCGACGGCTTCGTCCACGTGAGCTCGTTCCGCTCGGCGGAGGACTGGGCCGCCGCGCTCGCGGCGACGACGGTGGCGCTCGGCGGCGTGCCGACCGCGGCCGCGCTCGTCGCCGGCGGCTGGGCCGGCGGCGCGCCCGTCCACGAAGCGAAGGACGAAGAGGCGTGGACGTCGATGATGTCCGCGAACGCCGACAGCGTGTACCGCGCGCTCCACGCGCTGTTGCCGGGGATGGTCGCGGCGAAGGGTGGGAGCGTCGTCGTCGTCGGGTCGCGCGCGGCGACGCGCCCGTGGACGAGCGGCGGCTCGGCGGCGTACGCGGCGTCGAAGGCGGCCGTCGTCGCGCTCGCGCAGACGGTCGCGGCGGAGGTGCTCGAGCACGGCGTGCGCGTGAACGCGGTCCTGCCGAGCACGATGGACACCCCCGCGAACCGCGCCGCGATGCCGGACGCGGACGCGACGAAGTGGGTCTCGCTCGCGTCCGCCGCGGGCGTCATCGCGTTCCTCCTCTCCGACGACGCGCGCGACGTGAGCGGCGCCGCGCTCCCCGTCTACGGCCGCGCGTAG